The Polluticoccus soli sequence ACCTTCTGTTTATCTTCCGATACTGTATATTTCGGCTTAAACCCATTCTTAATGTCAATGCCCATATCCTCCTTTTCCAGGTCGCGGATATGACCATAACAGGATTTCACCTCAAAGTCGCTGCCCAATATCTTCTCAATGGTTTTGGCTTTCGCGGGCGACTCAACTATCAATAGGTTTTTTGCCATTCTGATGACTATTCTAACTATATAAATACTAAAAAATTCCACCCTTTGGCGTCAAAGGGGGGTGTGCAATAATAAGTATTGTTTTGTAAAAACGAAAAATCATCATCTGACATATTATTAAATACGACGCACTGTAAAACCTGTCTACCAATGACAATTATCAGGATATACCATACTATATATATAGGCCTGAAATTTCGTTGCATCAGCAATCCCTGTTATTTTTGCGCACAATTATGCTTCCTGAATTCGACAATACGGAGATCGCCTTTCGCTACCGCAACGATGCTGAGCTGAGACGCGCCCGCTTTCTTTTTTCCTCTATGGGTTCTCCATTCCTGACCAAAATTGGTATGGCGCTCACCCAATTCGCTATTGACTGGCGCTTACCTGTAAAAGGGATAATTAAGAGTACCATCTTCAACCAGTTCTGCGGTGGAGAAACGATGCAGGAGGCAGCCGATACTGCAAATGTGCTGGGTAAATATGGAGTAGGTGTGATCCTTGACTATGGCGTGGAAGGAAAGGAAAGTGAAGAAGAGTTTGACAAGGCAGTACCCGAGTTTATTAAGGCGATCAAATACGCCGCTTCTCAAAAAACCATCCCATTTATCAGCTTGAAGGTCACTGGCTTTGCAAGATTCGCATTGTTAGAAAAGATACATGCAGAGGGAGAATTAAGCACTGCCGAACGCGAAGAATGGAAAAGAGTTCAAAAACGCGTTGATGACATCTGCACGGAAGCATCACTGTACAACATAATGGTATTAGTAGATGCTGAAGAAACCTGGATCCAGGAACCGGTGAATATCCTTACTGATGCTATGATGGAGAAGTTCAACCGCAAGCGCGTGGTGATCTTCAACACATTCCAAATGTACTGCCATGGCACGCTCAGCTACCTTAGAGACGCGCTGGCAAAGGCTGAGAAAAAAGGCTACCTGCTGGGTGCCAAACTCGTACGCGGCGCTTATATGGAAAAAGAAAGGGCTCGTGCACTGGAAATGGACTATCCCTCTCCTATTCAGCCTGATAAAGCTAGTACCGACCGTGACTATAACGCGGCCGTACTGTTTTGCCTCGAAAACCTGAGCAAGCTAGCGGTATTTATCGGCACGCATAACGAACGCAGCTGCATGGAAGCAGTGAAATACATGAACGCTCATCATTTACAAGCCGGCGACAAGCGTGTATGGTTCTCGCAACTGTTCGGTATGAGCGATAATATTTCATTCAACCTGGCAAATGCCGGTTATAATGTTGCTAAGTATCTGCCTTATGGCCCTGTAAAAGACGTGCTTCCC is a genomic window containing:
- a CDS encoding proline dehydrogenase family protein, encoding MLPEFDNTEIAFRYRNDAELRRARFLFSSMGSPFLTKIGMALTQFAIDWRLPVKGIIKSTIFNQFCGGETMQEAADTANVLGKYGVGVILDYGVEGKESEEEFDKAVPEFIKAIKYAASQKTIPFISLKVTGFARFALLEKIHAEGELSTAEREEWKRVQKRVDDICTEASLYNIMVLVDAEETWIQEPVNILTDAMMEKFNRKRVVIFNTFQMYCHGTLSYLRDALAKAEKKGYLLGAKLVRGAYMEKERARALEMDYPSPIQPDKASTDRDYNAAVLFCLENLSKLAVFIGTHNERSCMEAVKYMNAHHLQAGDKRVWFSQLFGMSDNISFNLANAGYNVAKYLPYGPVKDVLPYLMRRAQENTSVKGQTGRELSLINKEMTRRRLA